The genome window AAACCTGTATATCACCAAAACCGATCTCGCCGCCGATTATCGCGCGATTCGCGACGAAAGCGCGCGCATCTGTGCCTTGCTGCACACTGACGATTATCAAATACAGTCCATCGTCGAGACCAGTCCGCCGAAATGGCATATCGCCCATGTCAGCTGGTTTTTCGAAGCCTTCGTGCTGCCGGAGTTCCACAGTGCTTATCACCCTTTTCGTCCCGAATTCGCCTATCTGTTCAACTCCTATTACGAAACGGTCGGCAGCATGCATCCGCGCCCGGCACGGGGCATGTTGTCGCGTCCCACAGTGGAAGAGGTGTATCGCTATCGTGCCCATGTGGATGAACACATGCTCGAACTGATTGAGCGCGTCGAGGAGGCGCGTTGGCCCGAATTCGCATATCGCGTCACTTTAGGGTTGAATCATGAACAACAGCACCAGGAGCTGCTGTTGATGGATATTAAACATAATCTGTCGGTGAACCCGACGCGGCCGGCCTATTCGGACAGTCTGCAGGTATCCGAGCCGGCGTCCGTCCCCATGGTTTGGATCGACCGCCCGGGCGGCATTATGGACATCGGTCATGCTGGGGACGGCTTCGCCTACGACAACGAAACGCCCAGGCATCAGGTGCTGGTGCGCGATCACCGACTGGCCTCGCGGCCGGTCAGCAACGGCGAGTATCTCGCCTTCATCGAAGACGACGGCTATGCACGGCCTGAGCTTTGGTTGTCGGACGGCTGGTCGCTGCTCAAGCGCGAGGGTTGGCAGCAACCCTTGTATTGGGAACAGCGCGACGGGGTGTGGCTGCAATTCACCTTGGGCGGTATGCGCACACTGAACCCCGACGAACCGGTTTGTCATGTGAGTTTTTACGAGGCCGATGCCTATGCGCGCTGGGCCGGCAAGCGTCTACCCAGTGAGGCCGAGCTGGAATTGATGTTGGCGCAGCAGCCGGTGGCGGGTAACTTTCTCGATCACACCCGGCTGCAGCCTCAGCCCGGCGAGGGCCAGTGGTACGGCGATGTCTGGGAATGGAGCGCCAGCCCCTACGCGCCGTATCCGGGCTTCAAGCCCTTGGCCGGTTCCATGGGCGAATACAACGGCAAGTTCATGTGCAATCAGATGGTGCTGCGCGGCGGCTGTTGCCTGACACCGCCGGGCCACCTGCGCGCCAGTTATCGTAATTTTTTCTATCCCCATGACCGCTGGCCGGTGACCGGGGTGCGCCTGGCGGAGGATGCATAATGACGGAGCACGTCACGTTCCATGATCACTCGCCCAAGACCTTAAGCCTGTACGAGGCCGTAGTGCAGGGCCTGTCGCGGCCACACAAAATGATTCCGCCGAAGTTTTTTTATGATGATCGCGGCTCTGAATTATTCGACGCCATTTGCGCACAACCCGAGTATTATCTGCCGGCCGCCGAGCATCGCTTGCTGACCCGCTGTGCGGATGAGCTTGCCGACTTGGTCGGCGGCGGTCGGGTGGTGATCGAACCGGGTGCGGGCAGCCTGAAGAAGATCCGCTGGCTGCTCGATGCCCTGCAGCCCAGTGCCTATGTGCCCATGGATATCTCCCATACCTATCTGCAGTCCGCGGCGCGGCAGCTGGCGGCCGCGTTTCCCTGGCTGCCCATCCACGCCGCCTGTGTCGATTTCAGCCATTCCATGCCCTTGCCGCGGCAGGTGCCGGAGGGGCCTCGCTTGGTCTTCTTCCCCGGTTCCAGCCTGGGCAATTTTCATCCCCCCGAGGCGCGCGATTTTCTGGCCTTGATCCGCGACACAGTGGGGCAGGACGGCATGTTGTTGATCGGCGTGGATACCAAGAAGCCGGCCGCGGTGTTGGACGCCGCCTACAACGACGCCGCCGGCCTGACGGCGCAATTCAACCTTAACCTGTTGCACCGTATTCAGCGCGAACTGAAGGCCGACTGCGATCCCCAGGGGTTCAGACACCACGCCTTTTACAACAGCGCGGCGGGCCGGGTCGAGATGCATCTGGTGAGCGCGCAGTCGCAACGGCTGCGCATTAATGGTCATCGCTTTGATTTCGATGCCGGCGAATCGGTGCATACCGAGTGTTCGTACAAATAC of Candidatus Tenderia electrophaga contains these proteins:
- a CDS encoding dimethylhistidine N-methyltransferase, whose product is MTEHVTFHDHSPKTLSLYEAVVQGLSRPHKMIPPKFFYDDRGSELFDAICAQPEYYLPAAEHRLLTRCADELADLVGGGRVVIEPGAGSLKKIRWLLDALQPSAYVPMDISHTYLQSAARQLAAAFPWLPIHAACVDFSHSMPLPRQVPEGPRLVFFPGSSLGNFHPPEARDFLALIRDTVGQDGMLLIGVDTKKPAAVLDAAYNDAAGLTAQFNLNLLHRIQRELKADCDPQGFRHHAFYNSAAGRVEMHLVSAQSQRLRINGHRFDFDAGESVHTECSYKYAPAEFIGLAADAGFVPVKHWLAQDDLFGVYLLACG